The proteins below are encoded in one region of Pomacea canaliculata isolate SZHN2017 linkage group LG7, ASM307304v1, whole genome shotgun sequence:
- the LOC112568973 gene encoding uncharacterized protein LOC112568973 has translation MKSRCTKQPMADGTISVLTTLSSTPVIRHTAFYHVMLFILIHGLRHARGVKIYNCNNNKVEIFEDSPAPVTCGDITSTNDVVWRRGDGVSIGVCSADGRCSPALYNDYIVSRSAQSTESQLTLVPDYRRHAGVTVTCQDKGGVSTASCTLVIRRRSELSECHVTTNPVDWTVSGSCRVQQAFSPDNIYTCTWTRNTGQPFGGFDASRELCSFTQALPQAGGLYTYSISVSPPAATAFSQQLTLVEPGDVTTTCPHWVVRGRDLSCTCQTTNTASPPATVRWEGRDSEKLVKTNVQREDNGTQFTCHVTWAGRVYTSITYTLMVKSVEGPSDVIINKTHHPGNNGTSIVTLSCNTTGAVYPGVNFTWSPGVCQNETHTARSSTCTVRMETHDDGRGVTCTAINSIDSRISVSKSVTLMINGSEIFVVESPSTDFTSVRKPTHVIIGVVVAAGGIAVIAAVAAILIRKRRCRLQKAPADSVQLPLGSSEIVTDVHRNEIGHGSDHSYTNLCITEVSPTAQPQGASEGEVQVDMYENTQTDQTYDTTIRQHDEHRYSDLKVQSKVKVTAQDPRDSNRRIEDMYYNA, from the exons ATGAAATCCAGGTGTACAAAGCAACCAATGGCTGATGGCACCATCTCTGTCCTGACGACCCTGTCAAGCACACCTGTAATACGTCACACTGCTTTTTATCACgtgatgttgtttattttgatacaCGGCCTTCGTCACGCTAGGG GTGTAAAGATCTAcaactgtaacaacaacaaggtagaaatatttgaagactcaCCTGCTCCAGTCACGTGTGGAGACATCACCAGTACAAATGATGTTGTCTGGCGACGAGGAGATGGAGTCAGCATCGGAGTGTGTAGTGCTGACGGTAGATGTAGTCCTGCCTTATACAACGACTACATCGTCAGCAGGTCAGCGCAGTCCACTGAGAGTCAGCTGACCCTTGTCCCTGATTACAGACGTCACGCGGGTGTCACGGTCACGTGTCAGGACAAAGGGGGTGTTTCCACAGCCTCCTGTACTCTCGTCATCAGAC GTCGCTCTGAGCTcagtgagtgtcacgtgaccaccaaccCTGTGGACTGGACTGTGTCAGGTTCATGTCGTGTACAACAAGCTTTCTCCCCTGATAACATCTACACCTGTACATGGACTAGGAACACAGGG CAGCCATTTGGAGGATTCGATGCCAGTCGTGAGCTGTGTTCGTTCACACAAGCTCTGCCACAAGCCGGGGGACTGTACACCTACAGCATTTCTGTGTCTCCTCCTGCTGCTACAGCCTTTTCTCAGCAACTGACACTAG TGGAACCAGGTGACGTAACAACCACGTGTCCACACTGGGTGGTGAGAGGACGAGACCTGTCCTGTACATGTCAGACGACAAACACCGCCAGTCCTCCAGCCACAGTGAGATGGGAGGGACGAGACAGTGAGAAGCTGGTGAAGACTAACGTACAGCGGGAGGACAACGGCACACAgttcacgtgtcacgtgacatgggctgGGCGTGTCTACACCTCCATCACCTACACTCTGATGGTTAAAT CTGTGGAGGGCCCCAGTGATGTCATCATTAACAAAACACATCATCCAGGTAACAACGGTACCAGCATCGTGACTTTATCATGTAACACAACAGGTGCTGTGTACCCAGGTGTGAACTTTACCTGGAGTCCAGGTGTTTGTCAGAATGAAACACACACCGCCAGGAGCAGCACGTGCACCGTTAGAATGGAAACCCACGATGACGGGAGAGGTGTGACGTGCACGGCTATAAATAGCATCGACAGCCGGATATCCGTCTCGAAATCGGTGACACTGATGATAAATG GTTCGGAGATCTTCGTCGTCGAGTCTCCATCAACAGACTTCACATCAGTGAGGAAACCAACGCACGTGATCATcggcgttgttgttgctgctggtggcATCGCTGTCATCGCCGCTGTGGCTGCTATTTTAATCAGAAAACGAAGATGCAGATTACAGA AAGCACCAGCTGATTCAGTGCAGCTTCCACTGGGTAGCAGCGAGA TCGTCACAGACGTTCACAGGAATGAAATTGGCCATGGTAGCGACCACAGCTACACCAACCTCTGTATCACAGAAGTCAGCCCCACTGCACAGCCTCAAGGTGCGAGTGAAGGAGAAGTTCAAGTAGACATGTATGAGAACACACAGACAG ACCAGACATACGACACAACCATCAGGCAACATGACGAACACAGATACTCTGACCTCAAGGTTCAAAGTAAGGTCAAGGTTACAGCACAAG aCCCACGTGACTCTAATAGAAGGATTGAAGACATGTACTATAATGCTTAG
- the LOC112568972 gene encoding uncharacterized protein LOC112568972 gives MGSRCIKLSMAHHIASVLTTLSSSPVTRHTAFYHVMLVLLIHSLRQASGIRIINCNNNNKVEIFEDSPAPVTCGDITSTADVIWRRGDVNIGECKADGSCTTDLYNDYRLSRSAQSTESQLTLVPDYRRHAGVTVTCQGISSVPTASCTLVIRRHSVLSECHVTTNPVDWTVSGSCRVQQAFSSDNIYTCTWTRNTGQPTFGGFDASRELCSFTQALPQAGGRYTYSISVSPPATTAFSQQLTIVEPGDVTTTCPHSVVRGGDLSCTCQTTNTASPPTTVRWEGRDSEKLVKTNVQREDNGTQFTCHVTWAGRVYTSITYTLIVGDVEGPSDVVISETHHPGNNGSTVAILSCNTTGAVYPGVTFTWSAGVCQNETHFARSSTCTASLDAEDDGKGVTCTAINSIDSRISVSTSVTLRINGAANISVVLTSDSLSSASTVVGPVVGGAVAVIVTAVIAILLVIIIRRKRRKFKKAPEKTTKSHPRQGSVFTDVHTDDSHPANDHSYTNLCITEVSPTAQPQGVGEGKDQTDMYENTQTLPDRTYDTTCRPCEEHKYSDLKGITKVHSKVKVTARGEQINVKKQVCSMDVSVLSIKETQIMLLCNTMKRRSYR, from the exons ATGGGATCCAGGTGTATAAAGCTATCAATGGCTCATCACATCGCCTCTGTCCTCACAACCCTGTCAAGTTCACCTGTCACACGTCACACAGCTTTTTATCACGTGATGTTGGTTCTTCTGATACACAGCCTTCGTCAAGCTTCAG GAATCCGAATAatcaactgcaacaacaacaacaaggtagaaatatttgaagactcaCCTGCTCCAGTCACGTGTGGAGACATCACCAGTACAGCCGATGTTATCTGGCGACGAGGAGATGTCAACATCGGAGAGTGTAAAGCTGACGGTAGCTGCACCACAGACTTATACAACGACTACAGACTCAGCAGGTCAGCGCAGTCCACGGAGAGTCAGCTGACCCTTGTCCCTGATTACCGACGTCACGCGGGGGTCACGGTCACGTGTCAGGGCATAAGTAGTGTCCCCACAGCCTCCTGTACTCTCGTCATCAGGC GTCACTCTGTGCTcagtgagtgtcacgtgaccaccaaccCTGTGGACTGGACTGTGTCAGGTTCATGTCGTGTACAACAAGCTTTCTCCTCTGATAACATCTACACCTGTACATGGACTAGGAACACAGGG CAGCCGACATTTGGAGGGTTCGATGCCAGTCGTGAGCTGTGTTCGTTCACACAAGCTCTGCCACAAGCCGGGGGACGGTACACCTACAGCATTTCTGTGTCTCCTCCTGCTACTACAGCCTTTTCTCAGCAACTGACTATAG TGGAACCCGGTGACGTAACAACCACGTGTCCACACTCGGTGGTGAGAGGAGGAGACCTGTCCTGTACATGTCAGACGACAAACACCGCCAGTCCTCCAACCACAGTGAGATGGGAGGGACGAGACAGTGAGAAGCTGGTGAAGACTAACGTACAGCGGGAGGACAACGGCACACAgttcacgtgtcacgtgacatgggctgGGCGTGTCTACACCTCCATCACCTACACTCTGATAGTTGGAG ATGTGGAGGGCCCCAGTGATGTCGTCATTAGCGAAACACATCATCCAGGTAACAACGGTTCAACCGTCGCGATTTTATCGTGTAACACAACAGGTGCTGTGTACCCAGGTGTGACTTTTACCTGGAGTGCAGGTGTTTGTCAAAATGAAACACACTTTGCCAGGAGCAGCACTTGCACCGCTAGTCTGGACGCCGAGGATGACGGGAAAGGTGTGACGTGCACGGCTATAAATAGCATCGACAGCCGGATATCCGTCTCGACATCCGTGACACTGCGGATAAACG GGGCAGCAAACATCAGCGTTGTCTTGACATCCGACTCACTGTCATCAGCCTCAACTGTCGTCGGACCGGTCGTCGGAGGTGCTGTCGCTGTGATTGTAACTGCCGTCATCGCCATTTTGCTCGTTATTATCATCAGGAGAAAAAGACGCAAATTCAAGA AAGCGCcagaaaagacaacaaagagcCATCCGCGCCAGGGTTCTG ttttcacAGACGTTCACACGGATGACAGTCACCCTGCTAACGACCACAGCTACACCAACCTCTGTATCACAGAAGTCAGCCCCACTGCACAGCCTCAAGGTGTGGGTGAAGGAAAAGATCAGACAGACATGTATgagaacacacagacactgcCAG ACCGGACATACGACACAACCTGCAGGCCGTGTGAAGAACACAAATACTCTGACCTCAAGGGGATTACGAAGGTTCACAGTAAGGTCAAGGTTACAGCCCGAGGTGAGCAAATAAATGTGAAGAAACAAGTGTGCAGCATGGATGTATCTGTCCTTTccataaaagaaacacaaataatgCTTCTTTGTAATACTATGAAAAGACGAAGTTATAGATAA
- the LOC112569027 gene encoding uncharacterized protein LOC112569027 encodes MSFSVILRDLDEEKERAIRQLFERNGWSYNAERLPHQTSRKRGRYPVNKDTRDGDVLAIEGGETLPPGPGAAPECPHCFQAPCITSGARDVKFIGKGQAACPQNRGIRNRIYTRYWKMLDFVGLWKDKRYLVRKTALAEGEWVLCHRREVMPTCVVQKVRTLYPNPDGVPYVGHQWE; translated from the exons ATGAGTTTCTCTGTGATACTGCGGGATTtagatgaagaaaaggagagggcAATTCGTCAGCTGTTTGAAAGAAATGGCTGGTCCTATAATGCTGAACGACTCCCACACCAAACTTCGAGAAAAC GAGGAAGATACCCAGTGAATAAGGATACGCGGGATGGCGATGTACTGGCCATTGAGGGTGGAGAAACTTTGCCCCCCGGACCAGGTGCGGCACCTGAATGTCCACACTGCTTCCAAGCACCTTGTATAACATCAGGAGCTCGCGACGTAAAGTTCATCGGGAAGGGACAGGCGGCTTGTCCTCAAAATCGAGGTATTCGGAATAGGATCTACACAAGGTATTGGAAAATGCTAGACTTTGTTGGACTCTGGAAGGACAAGAGATACCTAGTTAGAAAAACCGCTTTGGCAGAAGGTGAATGGGTGCTGTGCCACAGGCGTGAAGTGATGCCCACTTGCGTCGTTCAAAAAGTACGGACACTGTACCCAAACCCAGATGGAGTGCCGTATGTCGGTCACcaatgggaataa
- the LOC112567526 gene encoding uncharacterized protein LOC112567526: MSCLEALCTRLSCVEVHCHSVISECQVTTDTVNWTVSGSCRVQEAFSSDNVYSCSWTLSDQISGSLSEDRERCLFTQQLPKVVDKYTYNVSVFPPATSESPQTIEIASPGDLSIFCPRVVLLGSSFVVACETETAGSPSAIVRLEGEKDRQKVIRSVPRSANGTQFRCHVTWGGDTNSTSYYTLLVALYKPSIDGPDIVSIRSSSPSNSANTSLVCSASEAYPAVIYSWQGACAEVTTSVDGSTCLVSRPISDTDVITCTAVNSLFDISVTTSYSPGLTGTHSLIAAAVGGAAAGVIILTAVIVVVVLYILRKRKDAMYASTTMGREEPHPYMDLEMRGQGHCETAPTSSDLH, from the exons ATGTCTTGTCTTGAAGCGCTGTGTACACGTCTGTCTTGTGTTGAGGTGCACT gtcACTCTGTCATCAGTGAGTGTCAGGTCACCACTGACACTGTCAACTGGACTGTGTCAGGTTCATGTCGTGTGCAGGAGGCTTTTTCCTCTGACAACGTCTACAGCTGCAGCTGGACACTGAGCGAT CAAATATCTGGATCGTTGAGTGAAGATCGTGAgcgatgtttgtttacacaacaattGCCAAAAGTCGTGGACAAGTACACCTACAACGTGTCTGTATTTCCTCCTGCTACCAGCGAGTCTCCGCAAACCATTGAAATAG CTTCTCCAGGTGACCTGTCCATATTCTGCCCTCGTGTTGTGCTGTTAGGAAGCAGCTTTGTCGTTGCCTGCGAGACAGAGACTGCCGGCAGTCCCTCCGCCATTGTCCGCCTGGAGGgagagaaggacagacagaaggtGATCAGATCTGTTCCACGGTCAGCCAATGGCACGCAGttcagatgtcacgtgacctggggAGGAGACACAAACAGCACCAGCTACTACACACTGCTTGTGGCAT TGTACAAACCCTCCATAGACGGCCCGGACATCGTCTCAATCCGCAGCTCGTCTCCTAGCAACAGCGCAAACACTTCGCTCGTCTGCTCAGCTTCAGAAGCGTACCCCGCAGTTATCTACTCTTGGCAGGGAGCATGCGCAGAAGTGACAACAAGTGTAGATGGCAGCACGTGCCTCGTGTCTCGGCCAATCAGTGACACCGATGTGATCACATGCACAGCCGTCAACTCCCTGTTTGACATCTCTGTGACAACATCCTACAGTCCTGGCCTCACAG GAACTCATTCTCTAATAGCTGCAGCTGTTGGTGGagctgctgctggtgtcatTATCTTGACTGctgtcatcgttgtcgtcgttctctatattttaagaaaacgaAAAG ATGCAATGTACGCCAGCACCACTATGGGCAGAGAAGAGCCGCATCCTTACATGGACCTAGAGATGAGAGGTCAAGGTCACTGTGAAACAGCTCCAACGTCTTCAGACTTACACTGA